The DNA segment GTGCAATCCAGAAGTCAGACTGGGACGCTCTCTGCGACAACCTCGACCCCCGCCCCCCCCACGCCGGCGAGCAGCTCATGCCCCGCAACCGCCGAGTCCGCCGGGTCGGCTACGACCTGAACTTCCACTGCCCCAAGAGCGTCAGCGTCCTCTACGGCCTCACCAGCGACCAGCTCCTGCTGGACGCCTTCCGCGACTCGGTCAACGCCACGATGCAGGACATGGAGGCAGAGATGCAGACCCGCGTGCGCTCGCAGGGCCGCAACGAGGACAGGACCACCGGGAACCTGGTCTGGGGCGAGTTCATCCACTTGACTGCAAGACCAATCGACGGCGTCCCCGACCCGCACCTGCACGCGCACTGCTTTGCGTTCAACACCACCTTCGACCCCGAAGAACAGCGCTGGAAGGCGGGGCAGTTCGCCGGCCTCAAGCGGGACGCCCCGTTCTTTGAGGCGGTCTTCCACTCCCACCTGGCCCGCCGCATCGAAGAGCTCGGCCTCCGCACCGAGCGCACCCGCACCGGCTGGGAGATTGCCGGCGTCCCGACCACCGCGATCGAGAAGTTCTCCCGCCGCACCGCGGCGATCGAGGCCGAGGCCAAAGACAAAGGCATCACCGATCCGCACGCCAAGGGGGAACTCGGCGCCCGGACCCGCGAGCACAAGGTCAAGGACCTCCCGATGGACCAGCTCCGCCAGCAGTGGCACTCCCGCCTCTCGGCGGACGAGCAGTCAGCGCTGGAGAACATCCGCGAGCGGACCGGCTCCAAGGCCCTCCCCGAGGACGAAGCGGCCACCCGCGATGCGGTGCTCCAGGCCATCGACCACTGCTTCGAGCGGAGCGCAGTCCTCCCGGAACGCACGCTCCTGACCGAGTCCCTGAAGCGCTCCGTCGGCAAGGCCGCCCCCGACCGGGCGATCGCCCGGACGAGAGGCCAGCCGCTGATCACACGCACGCGGGACTCCCGCCGGTTCGTGACCTCGGCCGAAGTGCTGAGGGAAGAACAGGGCATGCTCGCCTTCGCCAAGTCCGGCCGCGGCGCCTGCCGCTCGCTCGCCCCGGCGGGGTACCAGCTCACCCGCGACTGGCTGACCGACGAACAGCAGGCCGCCGTGCGGCACGTGCTGACCAGGCACGACCGCGTGATCCTGGTCCGCGGCGCTGCAGGGACTGGCAAGACCACCATGATGCAGGAGGCTGCCGACGGCATCCGAGCTGGAGGCCACGATGTGCTCACCTTCGCCCCCTCCGCCGCCGCCAGCCGCGGCGTACTCCGCCACGCCGGCTTCGGCGAAGCCGAGACCGTCGCGCGCCTGCTGGTGGACCCACAGCTGCAGGACCGCGCCCGCGGCCAGGTGATCTGGATCGACGAAGCGGGCCTGCTCGGCTCCCGCACCACCGCGCAGGTCTTCTCCCTCGCGGACCGGCTTGATGCCCGGGTTGTGCTTTCGGGCGACCGCCGCCAGCACGGCTCGGTGGAACGCGGCGGCGCCCTGCGCCTGCTCGAAGACGAGGCGGGTCTGATCCCCACCGAGCTCCGCCAGGTCCGCCGCCAGACGGGTGAGTACAAGCGAGCCGTCGAGGCCCTGGGCGAGGGGCGCACCGCCGAGGGATTCACGCGACTTTCCGACCTGGGCTGGATCAAAGAGATCGGCGATCAGGAGCGCTACAGGGTCCTTGCCGCCGCGTACCTCGACAGCACTTCCAAGGCCGGCAGCACGCTGGTCGTCTGCCCGACGCACGCCGAGTCGGACCGCATTACCGCCGAGATCCGCGACGGCCTCAAGGCCACCGGCCGCCTGAGCACAGACGAACGGGCGTTCACCAAGCTCATCCCGCTGCAGCTGACCGAGGCCCAGCGGGCGGACAGGCTCTCCTACCAGCCTGGCGATGTGCTGGTCTACCACCAGAACGCCCGCGGCCACCGCAAGGGGGACCGCCTCATCGTCGGCGCGGATCCGGTCCCGACGGAGCAGGCGAATCGCTTCTCGGTCTTCCGACCGGGCTTCATCCGCCTGGCCCCCGGCGACCGCGTGCGGATCACCAAGAACGCCACCTCGATGGACAAAGCGAAGCGCCTCAACAACGGCGACCTGGCGGGCGTGGAGGGTTTCACGGCCAGGGGCGAGATCATCCTGGACTCCGGCGCGGTGCTGGCCCCCGGTTTCGGCCACCTGGACTACGGCTACGTCGTCACCAGCCACGCGTCCCAGGGAAGGAGCGTGGACCGCGTGATCATCGGCCAGTCGGCCGAGTCCCTGCCGGCTTCCAGCCGCGAGCAGTTCTACGTCAGCGTCTCCCGCGGCAAGAAGCAGGCGACCATCTTCACCGACGACAAACGGGCTCTTCTGGACGCCGTCAGCCACGGCGACGAGCGACTCACCGCGACAGAGCTGATCCACGAACGCGAGCGCCGCGAGCGCGGCAGCACGCTGCAGCGTCGGGAGCTGCTGGCCGTGACCCCGCCCCCGGCCCGGGAGCCGACCACCGTCCATGAGCACAGGGAGATCGACCATGACCGATGAGAATCGCCCCGGCGAGAGCCTCCTGGAGCGGTACACCGGCCGCCGCCCCGCGGGGGCGGGCGGGCCGGGAGAGCGCGGCGGCGAACCCGGAGCAGCGGATTCGCCCTTTGGATCGGCCTCACTCTCCACCGCTCAGGAGGAAGGCACAGCGGAGGACCTGGGCGCCTTCGGTTGGCTCCGGGGCATCCGCGACCGGGCCGTGATGCTGGAGCTGCGGAAGTCGGACGGGACGATCCTGGCAATCGGGTACGGCTGGCTGGAGCGGGCGGAGTTCCAC comes from the Phycisphaeraceae bacterium genome and includes:
- a CDS encoding relaxase domain-containing protein, with protein sequence MLRIVQNTSVGGAKSYYSTADYYTEGQELTGTWRGLGAERLGLSGAIQKSDWDALCDNLDPRPPHAGEQLMPRNRRVRRVGYDLNFHCPKSVSVLYGLTSDQLLLDAFRDSVNATMQDMEAEMQTRVRSQGRNEDRTTGNLVWGEFIHLTARPIDGVPDPHLHAHCFAFNTTFDPEEQRWKAGQFAGLKRDAPFFEAVFHSHLARRIEELGLRTERTRTGWEIAGVPTTAIEKFSRRTAAIEAEAKDKGITDPHAKGELGARTREHKVKDLPMDQLRQQWHSRLSADEQSALENIRERTGSKALPEDEAATRDAVLQAIDHCFERSAVLPERTLLTESLKRSVGKAAPDRAIARTRGQPLITRTRDSRRFVTSAEVLREEQGMLAFAKSGRGACRSLAPAGYQLTRDWLTDEQQAAVRHVLTRHDRVILVRGAAGTGKTTMMQEAADGIRAGGHDVLTFAPSAAASRGVLRHAGFGEAETVARLLVDPQLQDRARGQVIWIDEAGLLGSRTTAQVFSLADRLDARVVLSGDRRQHGSVERGGALRLLEDEAGLIPTELRQVRRQTGEYKRAVEALGEGRTAEGFTRLSDLGWIKEIGDQERYRVLAAAYLDSTSKAGSTLVVCPTHAESDRITAEIRDGLKATGRLSTDERAFTKLIPLQLTEAQRADRLSYQPGDVLVYHQNARGHRKGDRLIVGADPVPTEQANRFSVFRPGFIRLAPGDRVRITKNATSMDKAKRLNNGDLAGVEGFTARGEIILDSGAVLAPGFGHLDYGYVVTSHASQGRSVDRVIIGQSAESLPASSREQFYVSVSRGKKQATIFTDDKRALLDAVSHGDERLTATELIHERERRERGSTLQRRELLAVTPPPAREPTTVHEHREIDHDR